Proteins co-encoded in one Actinomadura luteofluorescens genomic window:
- a CDS encoding DUF3052 domain-containing protein gives MSATAGQAQSERSLAERLGLKAGQVVQEIGYDEDVDEELRRSIEELTGNELLDEDYEDVVDIVLLWWREEDGDLFEGLTDAMIPLTGGGNIWLLTPKAGRDGHVEPSDIGEAAQTAGLSQTSSVSAAKEWSGTRLVAPKVRK, from the coding sequence GTGAGCGCGACCGCGGGTCAGGCGCAGTCTGAGCGCAGCCTGGCCGAACGGCTCGGCCTGAAGGCGGGCCAGGTGGTGCAGGAGATCGGCTACGACGAGGACGTGGACGAGGAGCTCCGCCGCTCCATCGAGGAGCTCACGGGGAACGAGCTCCTCGACGAGGACTACGAGGACGTGGTCGACATCGTGCTGCTGTGGTGGCGCGAGGAGGACGGTGACCTGTTCGAGGGCCTGACCGACGCCATGATCCCGCTCACCGGCGGCGGCAACATCTGGCTGCTGACGCCGAAGGCGGGCCGCGACGGGCACGTCGAGCCGAGCGACATCGGCGAGGCCGCGCAGACCGCCGGCCTGTCGCAGACCAGCAGCGTCAGCGCCGCCAAGGAGTGGTCCGGCACGCGGCTGGTCGCGCCCAAGGTCCGCAAGTAG
- a CDS encoding peroxiredoxin, giving the protein MPVNVGDAAPDFELKDQHGAPVKLSDFRGTRNVVLVFYPLAFSGVCTGELCALRDELSSLVAGAGADVQVLAVSVDSMFALRAWSDQEGFRFPLLADFWPHGGTAQRYGVFDEAKGVALRGTFIIDIEGVVRWKVVNAIPDARDIDEYRKALAGL; this is encoded by the coding sequence TTGCCGGTCAACGTAGGCGACGCCGCGCCGGACTTCGAGCTGAAGGACCAGCACGGCGCCCCGGTGAAGCTGTCGGACTTCCGCGGCACCAGGAACGTCGTGCTGGTGTTCTACCCGCTGGCGTTCAGCGGCGTCTGCACGGGCGAGCTGTGCGCGCTGCGCGACGAGCTGTCCAGCCTCGTCGCGGGGGCGGGCGCGGACGTGCAGGTGCTCGCGGTCTCGGTCGACTCGATGTTCGCGCTGCGGGCCTGGTCCGACCAGGAGGGCTTCCGCTTCCCGCTGCTGGCCGACTTCTGGCCGCACGGCGGGACGGCGCAGCGCTACGGCGTGTTCGACGAGGCCAAGGGCGTGGCGCTGCGCGGCACCTTCATCATCGACATCGAGGGCGTGGTCCGCTGGAAGGTCGTGAACGCGATCCCGGACGCACGCGACATCGACGAGTACCGCAAGGCGCTCGCCGGGCTCTGA
- a CDS encoding potassium channel family protein, protein MPIVLMRLVHRITGRTWRAPALVLLTAFVAGWLLIAVFEEPGADIKKPHEYIWYFLVSGTTTGYGDLSPTTVGGRIGGVLIMIAGLTAGLVMFAELTLWMGKGRMMRANGQARLHRRRHIVIVGYERDGLVAIIRQLRGDPQFAKTPVVTVFWPGELAGENPDPELYDVVAFDDTAFERACLEHARTVLVVGRTDDETVRVMLTVEAYLRRNGDPAVHLLAGVRDGGRRAEITEALRLVGENIEPVDIDDPAVTAVAIRNPGIAAIYHNLASTLDSDGTLYRVDVPEDAGEWTRLDVAISLLRRGSTLLAVGDSHRPDARFRLAPAPDERIRGGQSLAVVATHRPEIPWHEL, encoded by the coding sequence ATGCCGATCGTGCTGATGCGCCTGGTGCACCGGATCACCGGGCGGACGTGGCGCGCGCCCGCCCTCGTCCTCCTCACGGCCTTCGTGGCGGGCTGGCTGCTCATCGCGGTGTTCGAGGAACCGGGCGCCGACATCAAGAAGCCCCACGAGTACATCTGGTACTTCCTGGTCAGCGGCACGACCACCGGCTACGGCGATCTGTCCCCGACCACGGTCGGCGGCCGGATCGGCGGCGTGCTCATCATGATCGCCGGGCTCACCGCCGGGCTGGTGATGTTCGCCGAGCTGACGCTCTGGATGGGGAAGGGACGCATGATGAGGGCCAACGGCCAGGCGCGGCTGCACAGGCGGCGGCACATCGTGATCGTCGGCTACGAACGCGACGGCCTGGTCGCCATCATCCGGCAGCTGCGCGGCGACCCGCAGTTCGCGAAGACGCCGGTCGTGACCGTCTTCTGGCCGGGGGAGCTGGCGGGGGAGAACCCCGACCCGGAGCTGTACGACGTCGTCGCGTTCGACGACACCGCCTTCGAGCGGGCCTGCCTGGAGCACGCGCGGACGGTCCTCGTCGTCGGCCGCACCGACGACGAGACGGTGCGGGTGATGCTGACCGTCGAGGCCTACCTGCGGCGCAACGGCGACCCGGCCGTCCACCTGCTCGCGGGGGTGCGCGACGGCGGGCGGCGGGCCGAGATCACCGAGGCCCTCCGGCTGGTCGGCGAGAACATCGAGCCGGTCGACATCGACGATCCCGCGGTGACCGCGGTCGCGATCCGCAATCCGGGCATCGCCGCGATCTACCACAACCTGGCCAGCACGCTCGACAGCGACGGCACCCTCTACCGCGTGGACGTCCCCGAGGACGCCGGCGAGTGGACCCGCCTCGACGTGGCGATCTCCCTCCTCCGCCGGGGGAGCACGCTCCTCGCGGTGGGCGACTCGCACCGCCCGGACGCCCGCTTCCGCCTGGCGCCGGCCCCCGACGAGAGGATCCGCGGCGGCCAGTCGCTGGCGGTCGTCGCCACCCACCGTCCCGAGATCCCCTGGCACGAGCTGTAG
- a CDS encoding phosphoribulokinase, translated as MLRARGSGRRPVMLAIAGDSAAGKTTLTRGLVRCLGADRMTAVCVDDYHRYDRAERAGKPFTALHPDCNHIDIMEQHLQLLSMGEPILKPVYDHATGELVRPELVEPRDFVIVEGLLPLHTRLARACFDITVYLDPPEPLRHSWKVRRDCDKRGYSPEQVMAELTRREPESAAYIRPQRKHADIVVRFAPVAGRLDPPGTPLSAELLLRPTIDHPELADVLESGPGDTETAMHLRLHRDTDGRPVDALHVHGYVSPEESRVVKKAIWERLGPRAGTALPDRDALGRIGDTGTSDPLAITQLLLLYHLLDADQRQAA; from the coding sequence ATGCTCCGGGCGCGCGGGTCGGGCCGCCGCCCCGTCATGCTCGCCATCGCGGGGGACAGCGCGGCGGGCAAGACCACTCTCACCAGGGGGCTTGTGCGATGCCTGGGGGCGGACCGGATGACGGCGGTCTGCGTGGACGACTACCACCGCTACGACCGCGCCGAGCGGGCCGGGAAGCCGTTCACGGCGCTGCACCCCGACTGCAACCACATCGACATCATGGAGCAGCACCTCCAGCTGCTGTCGATGGGCGAGCCGATCCTGAAACCGGTCTACGACCACGCGACCGGCGAGCTCGTCCGGCCGGAACTGGTCGAGCCCCGCGACTTCGTGATCGTCGAGGGGCTGCTCCCGCTGCACACCCGGCTCGCGCGGGCCTGCTTCGACATCACCGTCTACCTCGACCCGCCCGAGCCGCTGCGCCACTCCTGGAAGGTCAGGCGCGACTGCGACAAGCGCGGCTACAGCCCCGAGCAGGTGATGGCGGAGCTGACCCGCCGCGAGCCCGAGAGCGCCGCCTACATCCGCCCGCAGCGCAAGCACGCCGACATCGTCGTCCGGTTCGCGCCGGTCGCCGGCCGCCTCGACCCGCCCGGCACCCCGCTGTCGGCCGAGCTGCTGCTGCGCCCCACCATCGACCACCCGGAGCTCGCCGACGTCCTGGAGAGCGGGCCCGGCGACACCGAGACGGCCATGCACCTGCGCCTCCACCGCGACACCGACGGCCGTCCCGTGGACGCGCTGCACGTCCACGGCTACGTCTCGCCCGAGGAGTCGCGGGTGGTCAAGAAGGCCATCTGGGAGCGCCTCGGCCCCCGCGCCGGGACCGCCCTGCCCGATCGGGACGCCCTCGGCCGCATCGGCGACACCGGCACCAGCGACCCGCTCGCCATCACCCAGTTGCTGCTGCTGTACCACCTGCTGGACGCCGACCAGCGCCAAGCCGCATGA
- a CDS encoding response regulator, which produces MGVPVRVVLVDDHEMILAGLTAMLAGFSGRVRVVGQAGTGDEAARLVTALRPDVVLLDVRLGPESGLDLCRLITGRVPEARVVFLSVYDDEQYVFEALRAGAGGYLLKRVDGPELVRRLEEVAQGETVVDPTLAGRMAVTAARLTRGEFWPGANRGLTQRESEVLSLLVGGLSNKAIAARLVLSEETVKSHLRALYRKLEVADRSAAIAVALREGLFR; this is translated from the coding sequence ATGGGTGTCCCCGTACGCGTCGTCCTGGTCGACGACCACGAGATGATCCTCGCCGGGCTGACCGCGATGCTGGCCGGGTTCTCCGGCCGGGTGCGCGTCGTCGGGCAGGCGGGGACGGGGGACGAGGCGGCCCGGCTGGTCACCGCGCTGCGCCCCGACGTCGTCCTGCTGGACGTGCGGCTCGGTCCCGAGAGCGGCCTCGACCTGTGCCGCCTGATCACCGGGCGCGTCCCGGAGGCCCGGGTGGTCTTCCTGTCGGTGTACGACGACGAGCAGTACGTCTTCGAGGCGCTGCGCGCGGGGGCGGGCGGCTACCTGCTCAAGCGGGTCGACGGCCCGGAGCTGGTCCGGCGGCTGGAGGAGGTGGCGCAGGGCGAGACGGTCGTCGACCCGACGCTCGCCGGGCGGATGGCGGTGACCGCGGCGCGGCTCACCCGCGGCGAGTTCTGGCCGGGCGCCAACCGCGGCCTCACCCAGCGCGAGAGCGAGGTGCTGTCGCTGCTGGTGGGCGGCCTGTCGAACAAGGCGATCGCCGCGCGGCTCGTGCTCAGCGAGGAGACGGTCAAGAGCCACCTGCGCGCCCTGTACCGCAAGCTGGAGGTGGCCGACCGGTCGGCGGCGATCGCCGTCGCGCTGCGCGAGGGGCTGTTCCGGTGA
- a CDS encoding GAF domain-containing sensor histidine kinase — MTGARPLDLLAGRGSDLLVRVAGVACSDRELPLMAERLAELVVRSARALTFCDVYVLDDEERVLEWRGAPVPLGEGEVGRVAAHGRARAHPDGRGAAVPVHGDGIVIAVVDVRSAGPCPPGDVALVTALAGLFAPVLSSCRRLRTAREREHAAERFAERAVEAQEAERSRLSREIHDGIAQRLASLGFHLSAAERALPEHHPEGLAQIMMARRLCELAAAETRAAIGGLRPPVLDDLGLSAALATLAREAGDGSGGHGALDVTVTVEGELEDELPDHVQTALYRIAQEAVGNSLRHASASRVDLLLEHSSDRVRLKVADDGSGFSMRDVLARGGRGRRPDSYGLRGMRERAELLGGRVAVTSRPGVGTTVEAVVPIPGRRRP; from the coding sequence GTGACCGGCGCGCGGCCGCTCGACCTGCTCGCCGGGCGCGGGAGCGACCTGCTCGTGCGCGTCGCGGGCGTGGCCTGCTCCGACCGGGAACTGCCGCTGATGGCCGAGAGGCTCGCCGAGCTGGTGGTGCGGTCCGCGCGGGCGCTGACGTTCTGCGACGTGTACGTCCTGGACGACGAGGAGCGCGTCCTGGAATGGCGGGGCGCGCCGGTGCCGCTGGGGGAGGGCGAGGTCGGCCGGGTCGCGGCGCACGGCCGCGCCCGCGCGCACCCGGACGGGCGGGGCGCCGCGGTCCCCGTGCACGGCGACGGCATCGTGATCGCCGTCGTGGACGTCCGGTCCGCCGGGCCGTGCCCGCCGGGCGACGTCGCGCTCGTCACGGCGCTCGCCGGGCTGTTCGCGCCGGTGCTGTCGTCGTGCCGCCGGCTGCGGACGGCGCGCGAGCGCGAGCACGCGGCCGAGCGGTTCGCCGAGCGGGCCGTCGAGGCGCAGGAGGCCGAGCGGTCGCGGCTGAGCCGGGAGATCCACGACGGCATCGCCCAGCGGCTCGCCAGCCTCGGCTTCCACCTGTCGGCCGCCGAGCGGGCGCTGCCCGAGCACCACCCCGAGGGGCTGGCGCAGATCATGATGGCGCGGCGGCTGTGCGAGCTGGCCGCCGCCGAGACCCGCGCGGCGATCGGGGGGCTGCGCCCGCCCGTCCTGGACGACCTCGGCCTGTCGGCGGCGCTCGCCACCCTCGCCCGCGAGGCCGGGGACGGTTCCGGCGGGCACGGCGCCCTCGACGTGACGGTGACCGTCGAGGGCGAGCTGGAGGACGAGCTGCCCGACCACGTGCAGACGGCGCTGTACCGGATCGCGCAGGAGGCGGTCGGCAACAGCCTGCGGCACGCGTCGGCGAGCCGCGTCGACCTGCTGCTGGAGCACTCCAGCGACCGGGTCCGGCTGAAGGTGGCCGACGACGGGTCCGGCTTCTCGATGCGGGACGTCCTCGCGCGCGGCGGCCGGGGCCGCCGCCCCGACTCCTACGGGCTGCGCGGCATGCGGGAGCGCGCCGAGCTGCTCGGCGGGCGGGTCGCGGTGACGAGCCGGCCCGGCGTCGGCACGACCGTCGAGGCGGTCGTCCCCATCCCAGGACGCCGCCGGCCCTGA
- a CDS encoding ABC transporter substrate-binding protein, translating into MKNLVPILAAVLLGAAACSSSGGGDSGGTVELVMWHGQEDSAAKSLEKLVGAFNQSHPGIRVKMDSGGATADTMLPKVTAGFAAGTYPDIAYMYGSWGAALARSPKVPDLKKYVGGPETGWNDFWPNARQTATVNGKVIGFPAVVDDLTVLYNKKLLAKAGLKPPSPDWAWEDFRAMARELTDAGSKTYGTTWAVSGGEETTWSLWPLLWQNGGSILSQDGKKAAFNSPQGVRALTLVQQMAVQDKSVYLDSTPAEKGQKLFESGRLGLFLSGPWVLNDVKAAGIDYDIAPLPGTNGDHQTVSGPDNWAVFDHGNRRVKAAVEFLTWLTQPEQQLVWMMGTGSLPTRQAVTRLPGYQDFVRRYPGIGVVTDNLANAKQIRPVTAKYPRVSGFVADAIASVLLGRSDPRSALDDAARKSDALLAVPGQ; encoded by the coding sequence TTGAAGAACCTCGTCCCGATCCTCGCGGCCGTGCTGCTCGGCGCCGCCGCCTGCTCCTCGTCCGGAGGCGGCGACTCCGGCGGCACCGTCGAGCTCGTCATGTGGCACGGCCAGGAGGACAGCGCGGCCAAGTCCCTGGAGAAGCTGGTCGGCGCGTTCAACCAGAGCCACCCGGGGATCAGGGTGAAGATGGACTCCGGCGGCGCCACGGCCGACACGATGCTGCCCAAGGTGACCGCCGGGTTCGCCGCAGGTACCTATCCTGACATCGCCTACATGTACGGGTCGTGGGGGGCCGCGCTCGCGCGCAGCCCGAAGGTGCCCGACCTGAAGAAGTACGTGGGCGGCCCCGAGACCGGCTGGAACGACTTCTGGCCCAACGCCCGGCAGACGGCGACCGTCAACGGCAAGGTGATCGGGTTCCCCGCCGTGGTGGACGACCTGACCGTCCTCTACAACAAGAAGCTGCTGGCCAAGGCCGGGCTGAAGCCCCCGTCGCCGGACTGGGCGTGGGAGGACTTCCGGGCGATGGCGCGCGAGCTCACCGACGCCGGATCCAAGACCTACGGGACGACCTGGGCGGTCAGCGGCGGCGAGGAGACCACCTGGAGCCTGTGGCCGCTGCTCTGGCAGAACGGCGGCTCGATCCTGTCGCAGGACGGCAAGAAGGCCGCCTTCAACTCGCCGCAGGGAGTGCGGGCCCTGACGCTGGTGCAGCAGATGGCCGTCCAGGACAAGTCCGTCTACCTGGACTCCACCCCGGCAGAGAAGGGCCAGAAGCTGTTCGAGTCCGGCCGGCTGGGGCTGTTCCTGTCCGGCCCGTGGGTGCTCAACGACGTCAAGGCCGCGGGGATCGACTACGACATCGCGCCGCTGCCCGGTACCAACGGCGACCACCAGACGGTCTCCGGCCCCGACAACTGGGCGGTGTTCGACCACGGGAACCGCCGGGTCAAGGCCGCCGTCGAGTTCCTCACCTGGCTGACCCAGCCCGAGCAGCAGCTCGTCTGGATGATGGGCACCGGCTCGCTGCCGACCCGCCAGGCGGTCACCAGGCTGCCCGGCTACCAGGACTTCGTCCGCAGGTACCCGGGGATCGGCGTCGTCACCGACAACCTCGCCAACGCCAAGCAGATCAGGCCGGTGACCGCCAAGTACCCGCGCGTCTCCGGCTTCGTCGCCGACGCCATCGCGTCCGTCCTGCTCGGCCGGTCCGACCCGCGGAGCGCGCTGGACGACGCCGCCCGCAAGTCCGACGCGCTCCTCGCGGTACCCGGCCAATGA
- a CDS encoding carbohydrate ABC transporter permease, with the protein MSAATATRGAGRRAPADPGGPPDGGRNVRRRLTDQAAAWSFAGPSTLLVLGFSLLPMGWAFRLSLTDSDLVSEGQGVGLANYRTLAHDPVFWKSIRNTAELVGLYIPVSLLLGLAVALLLNKPIRGIGFYRACFLVPFVASAAAEGLLMAFVFDKDFGVVNGLLTRTGLPAQGFLDDPSQAMLVITGIFVWTQFGFNVVIYLAALQEIPKEVMEAASIDGAGPWRTFRHIVVPSVRSISLFLAVWGLIDCLQFFDLLLTTTKGGPVNSTITIVYYVWQLAFEYFTAGYGAAVAYTLFAGSLATIVAGLVFGRRKGFLL; encoded by the coding sequence ATGAGCGCGGCGACCGCCACCCGGGGCGCCGGCCGCCGGGCCCCCGCCGACCCCGGCGGCCCCCCGGACGGCGGCCGGAACGTGCGGCGGCGGCTCACCGACCAGGCAGCCGCGTGGTCGTTCGCGGGCCCGTCCACGCTGCTGGTCCTCGGCTTCTCGCTGCTGCCGATGGGCTGGGCGTTCCGCCTCTCGCTCACCGACTCCGACCTGGTGTCGGAAGGCCAGGGCGTGGGGCTGGCCAACTACCGGACCCTGGCGCACGACCCGGTGTTCTGGAAGTCCATCCGCAACACGGCGGAGCTCGTCGGCCTCTACATCCCGGTCTCGCTGCTGCTCGGCCTCGCGGTCGCGCTGCTGCTGAACAAGCCCATCAGGGGCATCGGGTTCTACCGCGCCTGCTTCCTCGTGCCGTTCGTCGCCTCCGCCGCGGCCGAGGGGCTGCTGATGGCCTTCGTGTTCGACAAGGACTTCGGCGTGGTGAACGGCCTGCTCACGCGGACCGGGCTGCCCGCCCAGGGCTTCCTGGACGACCCGTCCCAGGCGATGCTCGTCATCACCGGCATCTTCGTCTGGACCCAGTTCGGCTTCAACGTCGTGATCTACCTGGCCGCGCTCCAGGAGATCCCCAAGGAGGTCATGGAGGCCGCGTCCATCGACGGCGCGGGCCCGTGGCGGACGTTCCGGCACATCGTCGTCCCGTCGGTGCGGTCGATCTCGCTGTTCCTCGCCGTCTGGGGCCTCATCGACTGCCTCCAGTTCTTCGACCTGCTGCTCACCACGACCAAGGGCGGCCCCGTCAACTCGACGATCACGATCGTCTACTACGTCTGGCAGCTCGCCTTCGAGTACTTCACCGCCGGGTACGGCGCCGCGGTCGCCTACACGCTGTTCGCGGGCAGCCTGGCGACCATCGTCGCCGGCCTGGTCTTCGGCCGCCGGAAGGGGTTCCTGCTGTGA
- a CDS encoding carbohydrate ABC transporter permease, which translates to MTAAPVTTAPPPAGPAPAARRARRRPSARHLALAPLSLLMVLPFLYMLGASVMTRAQLNRFPPPLVPPGVDLTGYRELLAGSEFPRWFLNSVIVSAAIVASQVVLCSMAGYAFARLRFAGRRVTLALVIATTLIPFQLTVIPTFLIFNRLHLINTLGALIAPQLASALGVYLMTSFFQNFPRELEEAARIDGCSRWGVFFRVVLPVARPALAALAVITFIYAWNDLFWPMVAISSKENYTVQAGLATFQGQHRADWPQIMAGTVLTTVPVLIVFLVGQRRFVQALAGAVKG; encoded by the coding sequence GTGACCGCCGCACCCGTCACCACCGCGCCCCCGCCCGCCGGGCCCGCGCCCGCCGCCCGGCGCGCCCGGCGGCGGCCGAGCGCCCGGCACCTGGCCCTGGCCCCGCTGTCGCTGCTGATGGTGCTGCCGTTCCTCTACATGCTGGGCGCGTCGGTGATGACCAGGGCGCAGCTCAACCGGTTCCCGCCGCCGCTCGTCCCGCCGGGCGTGGACCTCACCGGCTACCGGGAGCTCCTCGCCGGCTCGGAGTTCCCGCGCTGGTTCCTCAACAGCGTGATCGTGTCCGCGGCGATCGTGGCGTCGCAGGTCGTGCTGTGCAGCATGGCGGGGTACGCGTTCGCGCGGCTGCGGTTCGCCGGGCGGCGCGTCACGCTGGCGCTGGTGATCGCCACGACGCTGATCCCGTTCCAGCTCACCGTGATCCCCACCTTCCTGATCTTCAACAGGCTGCACCTGATCAACACGCTGGGCGCGCTGATCGCGCCGCAGCTCGCCTCCGCGCTCGGCGTCTACCTGATGACCTCGTTCTTCCAGAACTTCCCGCGCGAGCTGGAGGAGGCCGCCCGGATCGACGGCTGCTCGCGCTGGGGCGTGTTCTTCCGCGTCGTGCTGCCCGTCGCGCGCCCGGCCCTCGCCGCCCTCGCGGTCATCACCTTCATCTACGCGTGGAACGACCTGTTCTGGCCGATGGTGGCGATCTCGTCCAAGGAGAACTACACCGTGCAGGCCGGGCTCGCCACGTTCCAGGGGCAGCACCGCGCCGACTGGCCGCAGATCATGGCCGGCACGGTGCTGACCACCGTCCCGGTCCTGATCGTGTTCCTCGTCGGCCAGCGGCGGTTCGTCCAGGCGCTGGCCGGGGCCGTCAAGGGGTGA
- a CDS encoding amidohydrolase family protein, protein MELSEYRPRPRLRVPGSRVPRAAVPAVDAHNHLGRWLTGGWSVPDVGRLLALMQECGVRAVVNLDGRWGEELEANLDRYDRTHPGRFATFCHVDWDDLARTGGRGLAPSLRRSVAAGARGLKVWKDLGLHVRDGGGRLVLPDDPRLAELWEAAADLGVPVAIHTADPIAFFDPVDERNERYEQLLAHPDWSFADRERFPSFERLMDALEAVVAAHPRTVFVAVHAGCQAEDLGRVGRMLGAYPNLHVDIAARIAELGRQPRATRALILRFPGRVLFGTDEFPPDADTYATHFRFLETLDEHFPHSAEDPPLMGRWRISGLGLPGHVLASVYADNAARLLGI, encoded by the coding sequence ATGGAGCTGAGCGAGTACCGGCCCCGGCCGCGCCTGCGCGTGCCGGGGTCGCGCGTTCCCCGCGCCGCGGTCCCCGCCGTCGACGCCCACAACCATCTCGGCCGCTGGCTGACCGGCGGATGGTCGGTTCCCGACGTCGGGCGGCTGCTGGCGCTCATGCAGGAGTGCGGCGTCCGCGCGGTCGTCAACCTGGACGGCCGCTGGGGCGAGGAGCTGGAGGCCAACCTCGACCGCTACGACCGCACCCATCCGGGCCGGTTCGCGACGTTCTGCCACGTGGACTGGGACGACCTCGCCCGGACCGGCGGCCGCGGGCTCGCGCCGAGCCTGCGCCGGTCGGTGGCGGCGGGCGCGCGGGGGCTGAAGGTCTGGAAGGACCTCGGGCTGCACGTCCGGGACGGCGGCGGGCGGCTCGTCCTGCCCGACGACCCGCGCCTGGCCGAGCTGTGGGAGGCCGCGGCCGACCTCGGCGTCCCCGTCGCGATCCACACCGCCGACCCGATCGCGTTCTTCGACCCGGTCGACGAGCGCAACGAGCGGTACGAGCAGCTGCTCGCGCATCCCGACTGGTCCTTCGCCGACCGGGAGCGCTTCCCGAGTTTCGAGCGGCTCATGGACGCCCTGGAGGCGGTCGTCGCCGCGCATCCCCGGACGGTGTTCGTCGCCGTCCACGCCGGGTGCCAGGCCGAGGACCTCGGCCGGGTCGGGCGGATGCTCGGCGCCTACCCGAACCTGCACGTCGACATCGCGGCCCGCATCGCCGAGCTCGGCCGGCAGCCGCGCGCCACCCGCGCGCTGATCCTGCGGTTCCCGGGCCGGGTGCTGTTCGGCACCGACGAGTTCCCCCCGGACGCGGACACCTACGCCACGCACTTCCGGTTCCTCGAAACGCTGGACGAGCACTTCCCGCACTCCGCGGAGGACCCGCCGCTGATGGGCCGCTGGCGCATCAGCGGGCTCGGCCTGCCCGGGCACGTCCTCGCGTCGGTCTACGCCGACAACGCCGCTCGCCTCCTCGGCATCTGA